The segment AAACTGCACTGAAAATGGCTGAGGCGGATGGTATAATCCTGGGTTCGCCTGTTTATTATTCCGGAATTGCAGGGACTATGAAGTCTTTTTTGGACAGGGTTTTCTATTCCAAGTCAAGTTATTTTAGATACAAGGTATGTACTGCTGTTGCAGCTGTAAGACGTTCAGGAGGTGTGGATACTTTTCATCAGCTGAATAATTACTTTAATCTAGGCGAAATGCTGATAGTACCTTCGCATTACTGGAGTGTCATACACGGAAGAAGACCTGGTGAAGTGCTGCAGGATGAAGAAGGTGTCCAGACTATCCGTGAAGTAGGGAAGAGCATGGCATGGCTTATGAAAAGTCTGGAAGTTTCTAAGGGTGAAGTAGAAAAACCTGAGAGGGAAGAGAGAAAGTGGACACATTTTATAAGATAAATAAATAAAGGTTCTGATCTGTTTATTTTTGGTAAATAGATCAGATTTTTTTATCAAAAAATAATTTATGTCTTGACTTGGAGTCAGCTCCATATTATATAATAACAATATAGAAAATAATATCAGTTGTTACAGGCTGGTATAAAATAAAAAACAGGA is part of the Sebaldella sp. S0638 genome and harbors:
- a CDS encoding flavodoxin family protein, translated to MRVVAINGSPHKNGNTYESLAVITRELENQGIETEIVHIGNKVIRGCTGCNHCQKTEGNNCIFNDDPVNETALKMAEADGIILGSPVYYSGIAGTMKSFLDRVFYSKSSYFRYKVCTAVAAVRRSGGVDTFHQLNNYFNLGEMLIVPSHYWSVIHGRRPGEVLQDEEGVQTIREVGKSMAWLMKSLEVSKGEVEKPEREERKWTHFIR